One Candidatus Limnocylindrales bacterium genomic region harbors:
- the meaB gene encoding methylmalonyl Co-A mutase-associated GTPase MeaB — protein sequence MTTRTRRDPQALADDMLAGDDRVALARLITVVENRMADTASVMSRVYKNCGHAFTIGITGPPGAGKSTITSGLITHCRARGLTVGIVAIDPSSPFSGGSVLGDRIRMQKHFLDEGVFIRSLSTRGSHGGLTRAGRDIVRLMDAAGKDIIIIETVGVGQTELDIMEVADTVVVVLVPEAGDTVQVMKAGLLEIADVFVVNKADREGAIRMRTELEMMLSLKSVEDSSAPGWKTPVLMTKASLGEGIEEVLDAALRHRDFRREHPQKDRNARRLRAEVMEICEEEVMRRLVASSSKNSILERVSNGSEDPYNAALEILGDRNRLLEILSAKGGD from the coding sequence ATGACCACGCGCACCCGTCGTGACCCTCAAGCGTTAGCCGATGACATGCTGGCCGGCGATGATCGCGTGGCGCTTGCCCGCCTGATCACCGTCGTCGAGAACCGAATGGCCGACACCGCGTCGGTCATGTCGCGCGTGTACAAGAACTGCGGTCACGCATTCACGATCGGCATCACCGGACCGCCGGGCGCCGGCAAGTCCACGATCACGAGCGGCCTGATCACGCACTGCCGTGCGCGAGGGCTTACGGTCGGCATCGTCGCGATCGATCCGTCGAGCCCGTTCTCCGGAGGCTCGGTGCTCGGCGACCGCATCCGCATGCAGAAGCACTTCCTCGACGAAGGCGTCTTCATCCGCAGCCTTTCGACGAGGGGCAGCCACGGCGGCCTTACGCGTGCCGGGCGCGACATCGTGCGGCTCATGGATGCCGCCGGCAAAGACATCATCATCATCGAGACCGTCGGCGTCGGTCAGACCGAGCTCGACATCATGGAAGTTGCCGACACCGTGGTCGTCGTGCTCGTGCCGGAAGCCGGCGACACGGTGCAGGTGATGAAGGCAGGCCTTCTCGAGATCGCCGACGTGTTCGTCGTGAACAAGGCCGATCGTGAGGGCGCGATCCGCATGCGCACCGAGCTCGAGATGATGTTGTCGCTCAAGTCCGTCGAGGATTCTTCCGCGCCCGGATGGAAGACGCCGGTGTTGATGACCAAGGCGTCGCTGGGCGAGGGCATCGAAGAAGTGCTCGATGCCGCGCTTCGCCACCGCGATTTCCGCCGCGAGCATCCGCAGAAAGACCGCAACGCCAGGCGCCTTCGCGCCGAAGTGATGGAGATCTGCGAGGAAGAGGTGATGCGGCGCCTGGTCGCATCGTCCTCCAAGAATTCGATTCTCGAGCGCGTCTCCAACGGAAGCGAAGATCCGTACAACGCTGCGCTCGAGATCCTCGGAGATCGCAATCGACTGCTCGAGATCCTCTCGGCGAAAGGCGGCGACTGA
- the lipB gene encoding lipoyl(octanoyl) transferase LipB, protein MSAIDASSYEPAAVEPGALRIEHWGVVAYDEAFRRQLELHARRVAGEVPDTLVVVFHPPTFTLGRHAPAGDIVAGEAELAARGIAIARTDRGGRATYHGPGQVVLYPIVSIEELGIGVKDWVCLLESALIDTLAEYGIGGHRRAATAGIWTGEGDAAGKIASLGLRIARGVSYHGVALNTGLDASFFDGIVTCGVRGERVTTIAEVTGRRPDDDDVARRLAGHVERRIRESRSRRSGACATDRT, encoded by the coding sequence CGATCGACGCATCTTCGTACGAGCCGGCCGCCGTCGAGCCGGGAGCGCTTCGCATCGAGCACTGGGGCGTCGTTGCGTATGACGAAGCGTTTCGCCGTCAGCTCGAGCTTCACGCGCGCCGCGTGGCGGGCGAGGTTCCCGATACGCTCGTCGTCGTGTTTCATCCGCCAACGTTTACGCTCGGGCGCCACGCGCCGGCCGGCGACATCGTGGCGGGCGAGGCCGAGCTGGCCGCCCGCGGAATCGCGATCGCACGCACCGACAGGGGAGGGCGAGCCACGTATCACGGGCCCGGTCAGGTCGTGCTCTATCCGATCGTATCGATCGAGGAGCTCGGAATCGGCGTAAAAGACTGGGTTTGCCTGCTCGAAAGCGCTCTGATCGATACGCTGGCCGAATACGGGATTGGCGGACACCGGCGCGCCGCGACAGCCGGAATCTGGACGGGCGAGGGCGACGCCGCGGGCAAGATCGCGTCGCTCGGGCTGCGCATCGCGCGCGGCGTCAGCTACCACGGCGTTGCGCTGAACACCGGTTTGGATGCGTCGTTTTTCGACGGTATCGTCACCTGCGGCGTTCGCGGGGAACGCGTGACGACGATTGCCGAAGTGACCGGCAGGCGGCCGGACGACGACGACGTCGCACGAAGGCTTGCGGGACATGTCGAGCGCCGCATCCGGGAGTCTCGCAGCCGCCGATCCGGCGCATGCGCGACCGACCGAACGTAA